The DNA sequence GGCCTGCTGGCGATCGGCTCCCTGCATGGAACCGCGGACCGGCCCGCCGAGCTGTTCAAAGGGGCGGTCGACCGCATGCAGCGGGAGGGGCTCACCCTCCAGGATGCCGCACGACATGTGGCGGGCGACATCCGGCGGGCTGGTGGGCGGCTCCCCGGGTTCCACCACCCGCAGCACATTGAGGACCCTCGGACGGTCAGGCTGCTCGATCTCTCGGACCGGCTCGGCGTATCGGGCCGGCACGTGGCCATGGCCAGGGCGATCGAGGCGGCCACCGAGGCGTTCTGGGGACGCCGGATCTTCCTGAACGGGCCCGGAGCGGTAGGGGCCATCTGTCTGGACATGGGGTTCGACACCGAGTTGATCAAGGGGGTCTTCCTGCTCTCCCGGACCGTCTCGCTCGTCGCCCACACCTATGAGGAAACACGGCGGGAAAAGGGATGGCGGGGATCGGCGAATGCGTCGATCACACAGCCGCTCGACCTGTCGCTACAGCGTCCGGAGTTCTACGATGGGCCCCCGGATCGTCCCCTCCCGCGGGATGGGCGGGGAGAGCGGTAGGCCCGATGGCTGCCCCTGATCCCCTGCTGCTCACGCCGGGACCGCTGACCACTTCGCGCGCGACAAAAGAGGCGATGCTCCACGACTGGGGATCGCGTGATGACCAGTTCGCGGCGATGAACCAACGCGTGCTGGCCCGGCTCGTAGAGCTGGCGGGCGGGGGCGGACGCTACGCCGCCGTGCTGATGCAGGGCTCAGGCACGTTCGCCGTCGAGGCGATGCTCGGCACCTTCGTCCCCCGCAGCGGCAAGGTGCTGATCGTGATCAACGGCGCCTACGGCCGCCGGATGGCGCAGATCTGCCGGATCATCGGGCGGCCGTTCGCGACGATCGAGACGCCCGAGGACACCCCGGGGGATCCGAGCGTCGTGGCCGCCGCGCTGGCGCAAGACCCCGCCATCACGCACGTCGCGGTGGTCTACTGCGAGACGACGTCGGGCCTCCTCAACCCCGTGCCCGAGATCGCCGGCCTCGTGGCAGCCTCGGGGCGCCGGCTCCTGGTCGACGGGATGAGCGCGTTCGGCGCGCTGCCGTGCGACGCTCGGGAGATCGCCTTTGACGCCCTCGCCTCGTCCTGCAACAAGTGCCTCGAAGGCGTGCCCGGAGCGGCGTTTGTCATTTGCCGCCGGACGGCGCTCGAGGAAGCCGCGGGGAACGCGCATTCGCTCGTGCTGGATCTGCACGATCAGTGGGCGTTCATGGAGAAGACGCGGCAGTGGCGCTTCACGCCGCCCACTCACGTCATCGCGGCGTTCGATCGAGCGCTTGCGGCGCATGCCGCCGAGGGGGGCACCGCAGGCCGCGGCGCGCGCTACCGCCGGAACTGCCGGGTGCTGGTCGAGGGCATGCGCGACATGGGCTTTCGCACGCTCCTCCCCGATGCGCTCCAGGCGCCGATCATTGTGACGTTCCTCAGGCCCGCCCATCCGCGCTTTGACTTCGACGTGTTTTACGAAGCGCTGCGGCGGCAGGGGTACCTGATCTATCCCGGCAAGCTGACGATCGCCGACTCATTCCGCATCGGCTGCATCGGGCATCTCACGGAGGCGGAGATGCGCGGCGCGCTGGGCGCCGTACGCCGGGCCCTGGACGAGATGGGGGTCCCCGTCCCGGTCGGAGCCGTCTCGTAGGCCGGTGAGGCAGGAGGATCATCTCGGCGGCGGGAAAGAGATGGTGGAGCATCGCGCGCTCGCCTGAACCCACACCATCGACTTCCCACCCATCGCTTCCTGCTCCCCGGGGCGCCTGCCGGGGCATCGCAGGCGCCCATCGAGGAGGTGATGTCCGGGACA is a window from the bacterium genome containing:
- a CDS encoding 2-aminoethylphosphonate--pyruvate transaminase, translating into MAAPDPLLLTPGPLTTSRATKEAMLHDWGSRDDQFAAMNQRVLARLVELAGGGGRYAAVLMQGSGTFAVEAMLGTFVPRSGKVLIVINGAYGRRMAQICRIIGRPFATIETPEDTPGDPSVVAAALAQDPAITHVAVVYCETTSGLLNPVPEIAGLVAASGRRLLVDGMSAFGALPCDAREIAFDALASSCNKCLEGVPGAAFVICRRTALEEAAGNAHSLVLDLHDQWAFMEKTRQWRFTPPTHVIAAFDRALAAHAAEGGTAGRGARYRRNCRVLVEGMRDMGFRTLLPDALQAPIIVTFLRPAHPRFDFDVFYEALRRQGYLIYPGKLTIADSFRIGCIGHLTEAEMRGALGAVRRALDEMGVPVPVGAVS
- a CDS encoding citryl-CoA lyase; the encoded protein is MGREPFHWRTAIAYKTKEKIVVRGYDLNELTGRVSFAEMAYLVWRGELPPRDHGRMLDAILVSMAEHAFSPSSAASRFIASGGVPLHVGVAGGLLAIGSLHGTADRPAELFKGAVDRMQREGLTLQDAARHVAGDIRRAGGRLPGFHHPQHIEDPRTVRLLDLSDRLGVSGRHVAMARAIEAATEAFWGRRIFLNGPGAVGAICLDMGFDTELIKGVFLLSRTVSLVAHTYEETRREKGWRGSANASITQPLDLSLQRPEFYDGPPDRPLPRDGRGER